The window CGGCTGAGGTCGGCAGTGTCGTTCAGGAAGTGCTGAAAAGGTTCGGCCGGGTGGAGATACTGGTTAATAATGCCGGCGTGCTTAAACTGGTACCCCTTGTCGATATGACGGATGACATTCTGGACAGGATGTTTAATATTAATGTCAAAGGTATGTTCATCTGCACCAGGGCCGTACTCCCCGGTATGATAGAGAGGAAGTACGGTAAGATAGTGAATATGTCATCGGTTACCGGGCCAATCGTTGCCGATGCGGGCGAAACAGACTATGCGGCTACCAAAGCAGCCGCTTGGGGTTTTACCAAAGCGCTGGCCATGGAGGTCGCCGCATACGGAATAAACGTGAACGCAATCTGCCCTGGGATGATTGAGACCGACATGGTAAGACAAATGGCGAGAGAGACAAACCCGGCAGACCCGGACAGCGTCATAAAAACGATGGCCAGAGGAATTCCTATGGGCCGACTGGGTACAATTGAGGAGCTGGGCGAACTGGTGGCATTTCTCGCATCGGAAGAGTCAAGGTACCTGACGGGTACATCCATCGTTATTGATGGAGCCAGTACCTTACCCGAGTCCAA is drawn from Dehalococcoidales bacterium and contains these coding sequences:
- a CDS encoding glucose 1-dehydrogenase, encoding MGKLEGKIAIVTGAARGNGEGAARVMAREGATVVLTDVLDIVHDTAKSIVNNVHKAVSFKVDVTKPAEVGSVVQEVLKRFGRVEILVNNAGVLKLVPLVDMTDDILDRMFNINVKGMFICTRAVLPGMIERKYGKIVNMSSVTGPIVADAGETDYAATKAAAWGFTKALAMEVAAYGINVNAICPGMIETDMVRQMARETNPADPDSVIKTMARGIPMGRLGTIEELGELVAFLASEESRYLTGTSIVIDGASTLPESNVMGVSC